The following proteins are encoded in a genomic region of Rattus rattus isolate New Zealand chromosome 2, Rrattus_CSIRO_v1, whole genome shotgun sequence:
- the LOC116891623 gene encoding LOW QUALITY PROTEIN: transmembrane emp24 domain-containing protein 5-like (The sequence of the model RefSeq protein was modified relative to this genomic sequence to represent the inferred CDS: inserted 3 bases in 2 codons), with protein MGVRMWLPFPVLLLSALPATLLSGAAGFTPSLDSDFTFTLPAGRKECFYQPMPLKASLEIEYQVLDGGELDIDFHLASPEGRTLVFEQRKSDGVHTVETEDGDYMFCFDNTFSTISEKVIFFELILDNMGEEVEGQEDWKKYITNTDVLEMKLEDILESINSIKSRLSKSGHIQTLLRAFRARDRNIXDRVNFWSVVNLIVMVVVSXIQVYTLKSLFEDKRKSRT; from the exons ATGGGCGTCAGGATGTGGTTGCCATTCCCCGTGCTGCTCCTGTCCGCTCTGCCCGCAACGTTGCTGAGCGGGGCGGCCGGCTTCACACCCTCTTTGGATAGTGACTTCACCTTCACGCTGCCGGCCGGCCGGAAGGAGTGCTTCTACCAGCCCATGCCCCTGAAGGCGTCGTTGGAGATCGAGTACCAAGTTTTAGATGGAGGAGAATTAGATATTGATTTCCACCTTGCCTCTCCAGAGGGCAGAACCTTAGTTTTTGAACAAAGAAAATCAGATGGTGTTCATACGGTAGAGACTGAAGATGGCGACTACATGTTCTGCTTTGACAACACATTCAGCACCATCTCTGAGAAGGTCATTTTCTTTGAGTTGATCCTGGATAACATGGGAGAAGAAGTTGAAGGACAAGAGGACTGGAAAAAGTATATTACTAACACAGATGTTCTGGAGATGAAACTAGAAGACATCCTGGAATCCATCAACAGCATCAAGTCCAGACTAAGCAAAAGTGGCCACATACAGACTCTGCTTAGAGCATTTAGAGCTCGTGATCGAAACA TTGATAGAGTCAATTTCTGGTCTGTGGTGAACTTGATTGTCATGGTGGTTGTCAG TATTCAAGTTTATACACTGAAAAGTCTATTTGAAGATAAGAGGAAAAGTAGAACTTGA
- the Rps13 gene encoding 40S ribosomal protein S13, with translation MGRMHAPGKGLSQSALPYRRSVPTWLKLTSDDVKEQIYKLAKKGLTPSQIGVILRDSHGVAQVRFVTGNKILRILKSKGLAPDLPEDLYHLIKKAVAVRKHLERNRKDKDAKFRLILIESRIHRLARYYKTKRVLPPNWKYESSTASALVA, from the exons ATGGGTCGCATGCACGCTCCCGG GAAGGGCCTGTCCCAGTCGGCGCTGCCCTACCGCCGTAGCGTGCCCACG TGGCTGAAGTTGACGTCTGACGACGTGAAGGAACAAATTTACAAGTTGGCCAAGAAAGGCCTGACTCCTTCCCAGATAG gtGTGATTCTGAGGGACTCACATGGTGTGGCACAGGTCCGTTTTGTGACCGGAAATAAAATCTTGAGAATCCTTAAGTCCAAAGGCCTTGCCCCTGATCTTCCTGAGGATCTCTACCATTTGATCAAGAAAGCAGTTGCTGTCAGAAAGCACCTTGAGAGGAACAGAAAA GATAAGGATGCTAAATTCCGCCTGATTCTAATTGAGAGCAGAATTCACCGGCTGGCTCGATACTATAAGACTAAGCGGGTGCTCCCACCCAACTGGAAATA tgagtcatccacagcctctgctctggTGGCATAA